In Fluviispira sanaruensis, a genomic segment contains:
- a CDS encoding AI-2E family transporter, whose amino-acid sequence MRTFFTREQNFFLIIAILCIYIIYPFLLPFVLGITLAFLFEPVLYKIIFYFKLKKIIWHWLTAIVIIILTFISILGPIFTLITTGIQELSAVLIMLESELKNPTHIDSVAKHISQYLLKFGFDYSIAELIDKGLDFLKKAASTVASGAGTALTATPAFIIKVSVMILTWCFFLIHGRKYRETILPKIIPWETERQIVAKTVSSVLKALIVANVLVSCIQAILITTTLVAFGVPRYALLGIIAFFVSFIPVIGTAPVMIGSAAWLYISEDRVGAAIGLLICAGIISLADNVLRPFFMKGGAELSFFWIFLAIVGGMSQFGVTGAVLGPVCFALFVAASKTLDELRRKTVLEEDVPNP is encoded by the coding sequence GTGCGAACTTTTTTTACTCGTGAACAAAACTTTTTTCTTATAATAGCAATACTTTGTATATATATAATATATCCATTTTTGCTCCCATTTGTATTAGGAATTACTTTAGCCTTTCTATTTGAGCCCGTATTATATAAAATTATATTTTATTTTAAATTGAAAAAAATAATTTGGCATTGGCTTACTGCAATTGTTATTATTATATTAACATTTATTTCAATATTAGGTCCTATTTTTACTTTAATAACGACTGGAATTCAGGAATTGAGTGCCGTCCTCATAATGTTGGAAAGTGAATTAAAAAATCCAACGCATATCGATAGCGTAGCAAAGCATATCAGCCAGTATTTATTAAAGTTTGGGTTTGATTATTCAATTGCAGAACTTATTGACAAAGGTCTCGATTTTCTAAAAAAAGCAGCCTCAACCGTAGCGTCGGGAGCAGGGACGGCTCTCACAGCGACTCCCGCGTTTATTATTAAGGTTTCTGTAATGATTTTAACTTGGTGCTTCTTTTTAATCCATGGGAGAAAATATCGAGAAACTATTTTACCCAAAATTATCCCATGGGAAACAGAGCGACAAATAGTAGCCAAAACAGTTTCATCTGTTTTAAAAGCTCTTATTGTTGCAAACGTTCTTGTCTCTTGTATTCAAGCTATTCTTATTACCACAACTTTGGTCGCTTTTGGTGTACCGCGTTATGCTTTATTAGGAATAATTGCTTTTTTTGTCTCATTTATTCCTGTCATTGGCACTGCACCCGTCATGATTGGCTCTGCTGCTTGGCTTTATATAAGTGAAGATAGAGTGGGGGCAGCAATTGGATTATTAATCTGCGCAGGGATAATCAGTCTCGCAGACAACGTATTAAGACCTTTCTTTATGAAAGGAGGGGCTGAATTGAGTTTCTTTTGGATATTCCTTGCCATAGTGGGTGGAATGTCACAATTTGGGGTGACTGGCGCAGTCTTAGGTCCAGTGTGCTTTGCGCTTTTTGTTGCCGCAAGTAAAACATTAGATGAATTGAGACGAAAGACAGTTTTGGAAGAAGACGTTCCAAATCCTTAA
- a CDS encoding NUDIX domain-containing protein, translated as MLSPFIKLRDDCVLCQKLMNAKNENDFLFDGGNHFLVYKSPFAQKWPGALMAVYKRHIYEHSQIRGNELLDTLQSLVCLEKAIIKVTKCKRINFVKFANVANHLHWHIIPRYYKENYLDKCSWELLDVAKEDLYKNFEPHFFQKNQNLYANLRKEYTFEIHHRDSSYFGCALFLRARDKNKRNNIWKLSLDEIIKSARENPSEWECLLMKRNYFDFAWDFIGGNSDINEFPEYTMIREVKEEVGWKILHYREICRQWKQGTIKGFVYLAIPEEKQYMDDDPPRTPCDEVQSVKYFNLCEIIKSNHFSDSVRGRIKAFIDKRSDFLSIDP; from the coding sequence ATGCTCTCACCGTTTATAAAGCTAAGAGATGATTGTGTTTTATGCCAAAAGCTTATGAATGCTAAAAATGAAAATGATTTTCTTTTTGATGGAGGAAATCATTTTTTAGTTTATAAGAGTCCTTTTGCGCAAAAATGGCCTGGGGCTTTAATGGCTGTTTATAAAAGACATATTTATGAGCATTCTCAAATAAGAGGCAACGAACTGTTAGACACTCTGCAAAGTTTGGTTTGTCTGGAAAAGGCAATCATAAAAGTAACAAAATGTAAAAGAATAAACTTTGTAAAGTTTGCTAACGTTGCGAATCATTTGCATTGGCATATTATTCCTCGTTACTATAAAGAGAATTATTTAGATAAATGCTCTTGGGAATTATTAGATGTTGCTAAAGAAGATCTTTATAAAAATTTTGAACCCCATTTTTTTCAAAAAAACCAAAATTTATACGCAAATTTAAGAAAAGAATACACCTTTGAAATTCATCACCGGGATTCATCTTATTTCGGGTGTGCTTTGTTTTTAAGAGCAAGGGATAAAAATAAGAGAAATAATATTTGGAAATTAAGTTTAGATGAAATTATAAAAAGTGCAAGAGAAAATCCAAGTGAATGGGAATGTCTCTTAATGAAAAGAAATTATTTTGATTTTGCTTGGGATTTTATCGGGGGAAATAGTGATATCAATGAATTTCCTGAATATACAATGATCCGTGAAGTGAAAGAAGAAGTTGGATGGAAAATATTACATTATAGAGAAATATGTCGGCAGTGGAAGCAAGGCACAATAAAGGGTTTTGTTTATTTAGCAATTCCCGAAGAAAAACAGTATATGGATGATGATCCTCCGCGAACTCCATGTGATGAAGTGCAATCTGTTAAATATTTTAATTTATGTGAGATTATTAAGTCGAATCATTTTTCAGACAGTGTCAGAGGTCGTATCAAAGCTTTTATCGATAAACGTTCTGATTTCTTAAGTATTGATCCTTAA
- a CDS encoding aldo/keto reductase — MIFRSLGKNLQVSALGFGGAALSGEEGGYGFGSISEEQAHDLLQYAYEKKINLFDTAPIYGFGNSEKRIGRALSGMSNIRKNIVLVSKLGATWNTDKIRILDNSPETVKRMLSESLTNLKTDYLDLYMIHWPDAKNPVEKTMESLLYAKDEGLIRNIGVCNFNQDQLERALNVGHVDVIQNPFSLLDIESKNELFTFIKERNIGFMSYATLAKGMLSGSFGKNKKFEISDVRSLKEKVFQELYYSIQPLLNTFFNLAKECSLTPAQLALAWVLSHEEVGVALCGAKSFEQIDGLIDKVNYSLPLEIKNTLDKLSLEFKRVRV, encoded by the coding sequence ATGATTTTTCGTTCTCTTGGTAAAAATTTACAAGTTTCGGCTCTTGGTTTTGGGGGCGCTGCACTCAGTGGTGAGGAAGGTGGGTATGGATTTGGTTCTATTTCAGAAGAACAAGCCCACGATCTGCTCCAATATGCCTATGAAAAAAAAATCAATTTATTTGACACCGCTCCTATTTATGGTTTCGGCAATTCTGAAAAAAGAATTGGTAGAGCCCTTTCTGGTATGAGTAATATTCGAAAGAATATCGTTTTAGTTTCTAAGCTTGGTGCCACATGGAATACTGATAAAATTAGAATTCTCGACAATTCCCCAGAAACTGTAAAGCGTATGCTTTCAGAATCATTAACAAACTTAAAAACAGATTATCTTGATCTTTATATGATTCATTGGCCAGATGCTAAGAACCCCGTGGAAAAAACGATGGAATCTCTTCTTTATGCAAAAGACGAGGGACTTATTCGCAATATAGGTGTGTGCAATTTTAACCAAGATCAGTTGGAACGAGCTTTAAATGTTGGGCATGTGGATGTCATACAAAATCCATTTTCATTGCTCGATATTGAATCTAAAAATGAATTATTTACATTTATAAAAGAAAGAAATATAGGATTTATGTCCTATGCAACCCTTGCCAAAGGTATGCTTTCTGGATCATTTGGAAAAAATAAAAAGTTTGAGATTTCCGATGTCAGGAGTTTGAAAGAGAAAGTTTTCCAGGAACTCTACTACTCAATCCAGCCATTGCTCAATACATTTTTTAATCTAGCCAAAGAGTGTTCACTTACGCCAGCACAATTAGCGCTTGCTTGGGTGCTTTCCCATGAAGAAGTTGGAGTGGCTTTGTGTGGGGCAAAATCGTTTGAGCAAATTGATGGACTGATTGATAAAGTAAATTATTCTTTGCCATTAGAGATAAAAAATACTTTAGATAAATTGTCACTAGAATTTAAAAGAGTACGAGTATAA
- a CDS encoding NAD-glutamate dehydrogenase domain-containing protein, which produces MTLPKIHSQKWLSEVELLDSDIEPSESLMPANIEKFFAGIADTKACSNATNGILSDIAKELEHTVPWFLSQMPPLYLWSTSQKAVMDDILEIVSGKVLTERQVAERVCAASQTVTLIAAGEHSTASVRIAPELSRFKCKLARLFNSLDKKIGLCEIYHAPYNTETAWSSKANQAKQESLKKLLSNKPKAKVDDFISSLDKDYVDVSTVKQMSLAYDAIDYCMENENSFVNLTTIVDEMTKDARVRVDICLKHFPVNAAMENIIGIFNRYNFQVRRLLATEICAKENQKFTVLHLISGTPTGEVITEDMKAWGKVLKSLKTLSYVDHGDEFTNLLQGENPFSLNETNLVRALANWVHIFLTKQNPYYYSIDRVSKVIVNNPHYMDLSIKYFRARFDPRFQGERKQSIIEYYNQIKATFVELNDVVEKNILKEGLNFLNHILKTNYFLISKGGLTFRMDPSALDKHYYPEMPFGIFYMIGRNFRAFQVRYRDISRGGMRVVMPRSSGDYENALAGIFDEVNGLASAQQLKNKDIPEGGSKCVMVVRQGGDKNEAVKAAISGLLDLIVTDPVTGSLKEGIIDYHGKEEIIYLGPDENLTDDLIVWIIKHALHRKYKYAYAFMSSKPDFGINHKVYGVTSEGVNVYVDNVLRYLGLQNSTFRVKMTGGPDGDVAGNELNILYREYGERCRVVSIGDGFGAAFDPKGLNWQELLRLYKESRSIVEFNPQKLSGDSKAFVISANTKENMKIRDTLYATVEAEIFIPAGGRPYTVKESNWDKYLMPNGKPSSLAIVEGANIFFTKEARQKIVDSGAVVIKDSSANKAGVSCSSYEIIACLTISPEEFAAIKDIYVKQVLTIIRFNADQEAKLLFREWQKNKAGTDLVKLSYEISTEINSAKDILLDKLNLLSDEELSGSKYNFVLLKHCPGILVEKYRNRIIERLPRAHKIAILSAHMASHLVYREGLNWLESMHPDQIFKVALDYMDAERNIEKMVAELENSDISFKNEIAEVLKAAGAKHLASHRL; this is translated from the coding sequence ATGACATTACCAAAAATTCATAGCCAAAAATGGTTAAGTGAAGTTGAATTGCTTGATTCTGATATTGAACCATCAGAATCTCTCATGCCTGCAAATATTGAGAAGTTTTTTGCGGGCATTGCGGATACTAAAGCTTGCTCAAATGCGACTAATGGCATTTTGAGCGATATAGCAAAAGAACTTGAGCACACAGTTCCTTGGTTTCTTTCGCAAATGCCTCCTCTTTATTTGTGGTCTACCTCACAAAAAGCTGTCATGGATGATATTCTTGAAATTGTATCCGGGAAAGTTTTGACCGAAAGGCAAGTGGCTGAAAGAGTTTGTGCCGCATCACAGACTGTCACTTTGATTGCAGCAGGCGAGCACTCAACGGCATCGGTACGGATTGCACCTGAGCTTTCGCGCTTTAAATGCAAGCTCGCACGTTTGTTTAACTCATTAGACAAAAAAATCGGACTTTGTGAAATTTATCATGCTCCATATAATACGGAAACTGCATGGTCGAGCAAAGCAAATCAAGCGAAACAAGAATCACTTAAAAAACTTTTAAGTAACAAGCCAAAAGCAAAAGTCGATGATTTTATCTCATCGCTTGATAAAGATTATGTAGATGTCTCTACAGTTAAGCAAATGTCCTTGGCTTATGATGCAATCGATTACTGTATGGAAAATGAAAACTCCTTTGTTAATTTAACTACGATTGTAGATGAAATGACAAAAGATGCGCGTGTCAGAGTTGATATTTGTTTAAAACATTTTCCTGTGAACGCTGCTATGGAAAATATAATCGGAATTTTTAATCGTTATAATTTTCAAGTACGACGTTTATTAGCGACTGAAATTTGTGCTAAAGAAAATCAGAAATTTACAGTTTTACATCTTATTTCTGGCACTCCAACGGGTGAAGTGATTACAGAAGATATGAAAGCTTGGGGTAAAGTATTAAAAAGCTTAAAAACCCTTTCTTATGTAGATCATGGCGATGAGTTTACGAATTTATTGCAAGGTGAAAATCCATTCAGTCTAAATGAAACAAATCTTGTTCGTGCGTTAGCAAACTGGGTACATATTTTCTTAACGAAACAAAATCCATATTATTATTCTATCGATCGGGTTTCAAAAGTTATTGTTAATAATCCTCACTATATGGATTTGAGTATCAAATATTTTAGAGCACGTTTTGATCCTCGTTTTCAAGGTGAGCGTAAACAATCAATCATTGAATACTACAATCAAATTAAAGCAACATTTGTTGAATTAAATGATGTCGTTGAAAAGAATATTTTAAAAGAAGGCTTAAACTTTTTAAATCATATTTTAAAAACAAATTATTTTTTAATTTCAAAAGGTGGCCTGACCTTTAGAATGGATCCAAGCGCGCTAGATAAGCACTATTATCCAGAAATGCCTTTTGGTATTTTTTATATGATCGGTCGTAACTTTAGAGCTTTCCAAGTGCGTTACCGCGACATTTCTCGCGGAGGGATGAGAGTTGTTATGCCTCGTTCATCCGGAGATTATGAAAATGCTTTGGCAGGTATATTTGACGAAGTCAACGGACTTGCCTCTGCTCAGCAATTAAAGAATAAAGATATTCCTGAAGGTGGAAGTAAATGTGTAATGGTCGTTCGCCAAGGCGGAGATAAAAACGAAGCTGTTAAAGCAGCTATTTCTGGTTTACTCGATTTGATCGTGACCGATCCTGTCACAGGGAGTTTAAAAGAAGGGATCATCGATTATCACGGAAAAGAAGAGATCATTTATTTAGGCCCAGATGAAAATCTCACGGATGATCTTATTGTCTGGATTATTAAACATGCTCTCCATCGCAAATACAAATATGCCTACGCCTTTATGTCTTCCAAACCCGATTTTGGTATAAATCATAAAGTTTATGGTGTGACTTCGGAAGGCGTGAATGTTTATGTTGACAATGTTCTCCGTTACCTTGGTCTGCAAAACTCGACTTTTAGAGTGAAAATGACCGGAGGCCCAGATGGTGACGTGGCTGGCAATGAACTCAACATTCTTTATCGTGAATATGGCGAGCGCTGTCGCGTGGTTTCCATAGGTGACGGATTTGGTGCTGCTTTCGATCCAAAAGGTTTAAATTGGCAAGAGCTCTTACGCTTATACAAAGAATCCCGTTCTATTGTCGAATTCAACCCACAAAAATTGAGTGGAGACAGTAAAGCTTTTGTTATTTCTGCTAATACAAAAGAAAATATGAAAATTCGTGACACCTTATATGCAACGGTTGAAGCAGAAATTTTCATTCCTGCAGGCGGTCGGCCTTATACAGTTAAAGAAAGCAATTGGGATAAGTATTTAATGCCAAATGGTAAGCCAAGTTCTTTAGCAATTGTAGAAGGCGCAAATATTTTCTTCACCAAAGAAGCAAGACAAAAGATTGTGGATTCAGGTGCTGTTGTTATAAAAGATAGCTCTGCAAATAAAGCAGGTGTGAGTTGTTCTTCTTATGAAATCATAGCTTGTTTAACAATTTCACCAGAAGAATTTGCTGCAATAAAAGATATTTATGTTAAACAAGTTTTAACTATTATCCGTTTTAATGCAGATCAAGAAGCTAAACTTTTATTCCGTGAATGGCAAAAAAATAAAGCAGGAACCGATCTCGTTAAATTGAGTTATGAAATATCTACAGAAATCAACTCTGCAAAAGATATTTTACTCGATAAATTAAATTTATTAAGTGATGAAGAACTTTCTGGTAGTAAGTATAATTTTGTTTTATTAAAACATTGTCCTGGAATTCTAGTTGAAAAATATCGCAATCGAATTATCGAGAGATTGCCGCGAGCGCATAAAATTGCGATTTTAAGTGCACATATGGCGAGCCATTTAGTTTATAGAGAAGGCTTGAATTGGCTTGAGTCAATGCATCCTGATCAAATATTTAAAGTAGCGCTTGATTATATGGATGCAGAACGTAACATTGAAAAAATGGTTGCTGAGCTTGAAAATAGCGACATCTCATTCAAAAATGAAATTGCTGAGGTTCTCAAAGCTGCAGGTGCAAAACATCTAGCTTCTCATCGCCTTTAA
- the cydB gene encoding cytochrome d ubiquinol oxidase subunit II, with product MDIHIFWFIMLGILLAGYAVLDGFDLGVGILYPLAKTEEEKRLFLNSIGPFWDGNEVWLVTFGGALFAAFPDAYATAFSGFYTPFMLLLWALIFRAVSIEFRSKYHSNIWKNTWDWSFCFASILATFLFGIAVGNCLKGIPVGEDKEFSGVLADLLNPYAITIGILAVSTFAMHGSIFLYLKLEGEIKEKVYKWLWHTFGCFVVCYIFCTIYTLVSIPHVIHNFEEYPWLWFIVVLNVLAIGNIPRALFLGKPGYAFLSSSATLIAFTALFGVALFPNLITSSLSPEYSLSIYNASSSEKTLNLMKIIAFLGMPFVITYTLIIYWVFRGKVKLGKFSY from the coding sequence ATGGATATACATATTTTTTGGTTTATTATGTTAGGTATTCTTCTAGCAGGTTATGCAGTTCTAGACGGATTTGACCTTGGTGTTGGTATTTTATATCCATTGGCGAAAACTGAAGAGGAAAAACGATTATTTTTAAATTCAATTGGTCCATTTTGGGATGGAAATGAAGTTTGGCTTGTTACTTTTGGAGGTGCTTTATTTGCAGCTTTTCCCGATGCATATGCAACAGCATTTTCTGGTTTTTACACGCCCTTTATGTTACTACTCTGGGCGCTAATTTTTAGAGCAGTTTCTATTGAGTTTAGAAGTAAATATCATTCAAATATTTGGAAAAATACTTGGGACTGGAGCTTTTGCTTTGCCAGTATTCTTGCGACATTTCTTTTTGGCATTGCAGTTGGCAATTGTTTAAAAGGAATACCCGTTGGAGAAGACAAGGAGTTTTCTGGAGTATTAGCAGACTTATTAAATCCCTATGCGATTACAATTGGTATATTAGCTGTCTCAACATTTGCTATGCATGGTTCTATTTTTCTTTATTTAAAGCTTGAAGGTGAAATAAAAGAAAAAGTATATAAATGGTTATGGCATACTTTTGGTTGTTTTGTTGTGTGCTATATTTTCTGTACGATTTATACATTGGTTTCCATACCGCATGTCATTCATAATTTCGAAGAATATCCGTGGCTGTGGTTCATTGTTGTCTTAAATGTTTTAGCCATTGGCAATATCCCGAGAGCTTTGTTTTTAGGGAAACCTGGTTATGCATTTTTATCTTCTTCAGCTACTCTCATAGCTTTTACTGCGCTGTTCGGTGTTGCACTTTTTCCAAATCTCATAACTTCAAGTTTAAGTCCAGAATATAGTTTAAGTATTTACAACGCATCCTCGTCGGAGAAAACTTTAAATTTGATGAAGATTATAGCATTTTTAGGAATGCCTTTTGTTATTACCTACACACTCATTATCTATTGGGTCTTCAGAGGTAAAGTTAAACTAGGTAAATTCAGTTATTAA
- a CDS encoding cytochrome ubiquinol oxidase subunit I, producing MTEFLSTEILARLQFALTIMFHYLFPPLSIGLGLLLVFMEGIYLKTKNPIYEKITKFWVKIYAANFAMGVATGLVMEFQFGTNWATYSRFVGDIFGSALASEGIFAFFLESGFLAILVFGWDRVSPKVHFFSTLMVALGSVGSAVWIIIANAWMQSPTGFHLVGEGMQQKAVIDDFWAMVFNPSSVRMIVHAIIGCWLMGAFFVMSICAYYIIQKKHLEVAKKSFVIALLLGFTASLLAASSGHFLADRIAITQPAKLAAMEGHFSTGTGGAPLYLFGIPNSEKEKVEYGIKIPGGLSFLVHWNFSSPVIGLDQFKKEDRPPVGITFFSYHLMISLGVYMLFITTLSLILLKKKKLFETKWIMKLYCVSILAPILANQAGWVATEVGRQPWIVYGLMRTPDGLSKAVKADQILFSIIVFAFIYILLFMAYIFVIHNKIKHGPDEIMQNKKIGA from the coding sequence ATGACTGAATTCTTGAGCACTGAAATATTAGCTCGTTTGCAATTTGCGCTTACGATTATGTTTCATTATTTATTTCCCCCTCTTTCCATTGGCCTTGGTTTATTACTTGTTTTTATGGAAGGGATTTATCTTAAAACTAAAAATCCTATTTATGAAAAAATAACAAAATTTTGGGTAAAAATTTATGCAGCTAACTTTGCTATGGGTGTGGCGACGGGTTTGGTGATGGAATTCCAATTTGGTACCAACTGGGCAACATACTCAAGATTTGTTGGAGATATTTTCGGATCTGCTCTGGCATCGGAAGGGATATTTGCCTTTTTTTTAGAGTCAGGTTTTTTAGCAATTTTGGTCTTTGGCTGGGATAGGGTTTCACCCAAGGTGCATTTTTTTTCAACACTCATGGTTGCTCTCGGCTCGGTGGGTTCAGCAGTTTGGATCATCATTGCCAATGCTTGGATGCAGTCCCCTACTGGATTTCATCTTGTAGGTGAAGGAATGCAGCAAAAAGCTGTGATCGATGATTTCTGGGCAATGGTTTTTAATCCTTCGAGTGTGAGAATGATTGTTCATGCCATTATCGGCTGCTGGTTGATGGGTGCATTTTTTGTAATGAGTATTTGTGCTTATTATATCATTCAGAAAAAACATCTTGAGGTTGCCAAGAAATCTTTTGTGATAGCACTGCTGCTTGGTTTTACGGCTTCTCTTTTGGCAGCAAGTTCAGGCCATTTTTTAGCCGATCGCATTGCTATCACCCAACCTGCTAAATTGGCTGCAATGGAAGGTCATTTTAGCACAGGTACAGGCGGTGCACCGTTATATTTATTTGGCATCCCAAATAGTGAAAAAGAAAAAGTTGAATATGGAATAAAAATACCTGGGGGATTGAGTTTTTTAGTGCATTGGAATTTTAGCTCCCCGGTAATTGGTTTAGATCAATTTAAAAAGGAAGATAGGCCACCTGTAGGCATTACATTTTTTTCTTATCATCTCATGATAAGTTTGGGTGTTTATATGTTGTTCATAACAACATTGTCTTTAATTTTATTGAAAAAGAAAAAATTATTTGAAACAAAATGGATAATGAAACTCTATTGTGTTTCTATTCTTGCCCCCATTCTTGCCAATCAAGCAGGTTGGGTTGCTACTGAAGTTGGACGCCAACCTTGGATTGTTTATGGACTTATGCGGACTCCAGATGGTCTTTCTAAAGCAGTTAAAGCAGATCAAATTTTATTTTCTATTATAGTATTTGCTTTTATTTATATTCTTTTATTTATGGCTTATATTTTTGTCATTCATAATAAAATAAAACATGGTCCTGATGAAATAATGCAAAATAAAAAAATTGGAGCTTAA
- a CDS encoding CRTAC1 family protein produces the protein MFFKNKKNKIPFSDASHVLENNYPSQSFGVVIFDIDGDNENEILIANAFGDNIIYKYDDNKQKFFDIAPENFKEPNKATLSLCVGDFLGNGSPAVYMMHADTLGGIKTQYDSVFVRELNEKHELSFKDYLGTHSSMSNPYSGRSIAAVDAHGKGKHDFYVVNYDAPSLFYTYDLHDKSIKEISKELGIRQYAGGRSILAQYIVSDNALDIFIGNEEDPNALFKKSDTGVYEEVAFNYNLSDIENDARGIAIADFDGNGLADIVIGTWEGLNSVFMQKSIGIFENYSPGFFSEPRRIRSVIVADFDNDGHEEIFINTIGQRNRMFRYLGNNEWEEIDIGALACRDLQGTGASVGDLTGNGFLDIFISVGERNSQKNKLFLGVANNNAWLRIQPLTQNGFPALGAKVRLYSKAHRNQTKYICSGSGYLCQMEPVAHFGFGPIDPKILSVEITWPGNGKDLPITRKLLGKDINLNTFIQVPHPNS, from the coding sequence ATGTTTTTTAAAAATAAAAAAAATAAAATACCATTTTCAGATGCTTCGCATGTTCTGGAAAATAATTATCCATCACAATCATTTGGAGTTGTGATCTTTGATATTGATGGAGATAATGAAAATGAAATATTAATTGCCAATGCATTTGGCGATAACATTATTTATAAATACGATGATAATAAGCAGAAATTTTTTGATATAGCCCCTGAGAATTTTAAAGAACCGAATAAAGCGACTTTAAGCTTATGTGTAGGAGACTTTTTAGGAAATGGCTCGCCCGCTGTTTATATGATGCATGCCGATACCTTAGGTGGAATTAAAACACAATATGACAGTGTTTTTGTAAGAGAATTAAATGAAAAACATGAACTCAGTTTTAAGGATTATCTAGGCACTCATTCAAGTATGAGCAATCCATATTCGGGTAGAAGTATTGCAGCGGTGGACGCGCATGGCAAAGGAAAGCATGATTTCTATGTAGTCAATTACGATGCTCCGAGTTTATTTTATACGTATGATCTACATGATAAATCTATAAAAGAAATATCTAAAGAATTGGGTATAAGACAGTATGCAGGAGGAAGAAGCATATTGGCTCAGTATATTGTCAGTGACAATGCTTTGGATATTTTTATTGGCAACGAAGAAGATCCCAATGCTTTATTTAAAAAAAGTGATACTGGTGTATATGAAGAAGTTGCATTTAATTATAATTTATCGGATATCGAAAATGATGCGCGTGGTATAGCAATAGCAGATTTTGATGGCAATGGTCTTGCTGATATCGTAATCGGCACTTGGGAAGGGTTAAATTCCGTTTTCATGCAGAAAAGTATAGGTATTTTTGAAAATTATTCTCCTGGATTTTTCAGTGAACCAAGACGTATTCGCAGTGTTATTGTCGCTGACTTTGACAATGATGGTCATGAAGAAATTTTTATCAATACCATTGGGCAACGTAATAGAATGTTTCGTTATTTAGGCAATAATGAATGGGAAGAAATTGATATTGGTGCTCTTGCATGTCGAGATCTACAAGGGACAGGCGCGTCTGTTGGAGATTTAACAGGCAATGGCTTTTTAGATATATTTATTTCAGTGGGAGAAAGGAATTCACAAAAGAATAAACTCTTTCTTGGAGTGGCCAATAACAATGCGTGGCTCAGAATTCAGCCACTCACACAAAATGGCTTTCCAGCTTTAGGTGCAAAAGTGAGATTATATTCTAAAGCTCATAGAAACCAAACAAAGTATATTTGCTCTGGCAGTGGATATCTTTGTCAAATGGAACCTGTGGCACATTTTGGCTTTGGTCCAATTGATCCCAAAATTTTATCAGTAGAAATCACATGGCCAGGGAATGGTAAAGATCTTCCTATTACACGAAAATTGCTTGGTAAAGATATAAATTTAAATACGTTTATTCAAGTTCCGCATCCCAATTCCTAA